The proteins below come from a single Metarhizium brunneum chromosome 1, complete sequence genomic window:
- the ARO1 gene encoding Pentafunctional AROM polypeptide — protein sequence MSTVDMGSPQKISILGQDSIVADYGLWPEFIATDLVNHVQSSTYVLITDTNLHDIYVPPFQAWFQSQQLADNARLLTYAIPPGEASKSRETKAEIEDWMLSQKCTRDTVIIALGGGVIGDMIGYVAATFMRGVRFVQVPTTLLAMVDSSIGGKTAIDTPMGKNLVGAFWQPKRIYIDLAFMKTLPVREFINGMAEVIKTAAIWNEDEFTILEQSAADILACVRSKGLDRLLPIKDTLTRIVVGSARVKAEVVSADEREGGLRNLLNFGHSIGHAIEAILTPQLLHGEAVAIGMVKEAELARFLGILRPHAVSRLSKCIASYGLPTSLKDKRVMKLTAGKECRIDTLLEKMSVDKKNDGDRKKIVLLSQIGRTFEPKASVVADSDIRTILSASIRVTPGMPNGLKVTVTPPGSKSISNRALILAALGSGPCKIKNLLHSDDTEFMLSAIKQLGGASYSWHDAGEILEVTGNGGKLSASREDLYIGNAGTASRFLTTVLTLCSSTQGSNSTVLTGNARMKVRPIGPLVDALRQNGAQIEYLEQEKSLPIRVHSTGGFQGGMIELAATVSSQYVSSILMAAPYAKSPVTLRLVGGKPISQPYIDMTISMMSSFGISVTKSTTDMDTYHIPLGAYKNPSDYIIESDASSATYPLAVAAITGTTCTIPNIGSVSLQGDARFAIDVLRPMGCSVQQDEHSTTVTGPITGQLKPLPQVDMEPMTDAFLTASVLAAVANGETQITGIANQRVKECNRIAAMKEQLAKFGITCTELDDGIKISGKSLSDIQTPNVGIHCYDDHRVAMSLSVLSVVAPGSTIITERECVGKTWPGWWDTLAQSFKVKLDGSDITDSTSGVKHASTRRLHAKRSVFVIGMRGAGKTTAGRWMAKLLDWKFIDLDEELEHRSGKTIPEIINSPKGWDGFRQDELDLLQDVAENMPECHVLSCGGGIVEMPKARELLQNYCNSGGMVVLVHRNIDQVIEYLMRDTTRPAYTTEIRQVYERRKAWYEVCCNHIYYSPHSAPNTESNSIPDDFKRFITSITVGNSCVKNIAKKDESFFVSLTVPKLNENLHAISSASVGSDAIEIRVDLLDNWSLEAVTEQLSLLRFVSKLPIIFTVRTVSQGGRFPDAANDHRHDLYRLALRLGVEYLDVEVTSSDEILQELTETRRNTLIVSSHHDPAGSLSWKNASWIPFYNRALQYGNVIKLVGNAKSIEDNFDLANFKSRMMADHKTPIIAINMGAAGQLSRILNGFLTPVSHPDLPYKAAPGQLSAAEIRQGRALLGQIKKREFYLFGSPISQSRSPALHNTLFGITGLPHEYHLHETSSTENLDEVLHSESFGGASVTIPLKRDVIALVDELTPAAQTIGAVNTIIPLNHDIPSNKRRLLGDNTDWKGMVYTLSEAGVINPIKNESAAVIGSGGTTRAAIYALHFMGFETIYVVGRDAHKVNTLASEFPRDYNVNAITEPAQAADFTHSPSVIISTIPADQPIDNGVKDVVFTLLSLSAVSRVKRVLLEMAYKPHHTQIVQMAESIGTWAVIPGLEVLASQGWYQFEAWTGIQPLYHRARDAVVGSTS from the exons ATGTCGACTGTCGATATGGGCTCTCCCCAAAAGATATCTATCCTCGGCCAGGATAGCATTGTCGCGGATTATGGCCTGTGGCCGGAATTCATAGCCACTGATCTAGTCAATCACGTGCAATCGTCGACTTATGTTCTTATCACCGATACAAACCTTCACGACATATATGTGCCGCCTTTCCAAGCCTGGTTCCAATCCCAACAGCTAGCCGACAACGCCAGGTTGCTCACGTACGCCATCCCGCCCGGTGAAGCATCGAAAAGTCGAGAGACGAAAGCCGAGATCGAAGATTGGATGTTGTCCCAAAAATGTACCAGAGATACTGTCATAATTGCTCTAGGAGGCGGCGTCATAGGCGACATGATTGGCTACGTAGCTGCTACATTTATGAGAGGAGTTCGATTTGTCCAAGTCCCAACTACCCTATTGGCCATGGTAGATTCGTCAATTGGCGGCAAAACAGCAATCGATACTCCAATGGGGAAGAATCTGGTTGGTGCATTCTGGCAGCCAAAAAGAATATACATCGATCTGGCCTTTATGAAGACTCTTCCTGTTCGTGAATTCATCAATGGAATGGCTGAGGTGATCAAGACGGCAGCCATTTGGAACGAGGATGAATTCACCATATTGGAACAATCTGCTGCGGATATCCTGGCATGCGTCCGGTCCAAGGGCTTGGACCGCCTGCTCCCCATCAAAGATACTCTCACGCGTATTGTGGTCGGGTCTGCACGGGTGAAGGCAGAGGTTGTATCCGCTGACGAGCGAGAAGGAGGCCTGAGAAACCTGCTCAATTTTGGGCATTCCATTGGCCACGCAATCGAGGCTATTTTGACACCCCAGCTTCTCCACGGCGAGGCCGTTGCAATTGGCATGGTCAAAGAAGCTGAACTGGCCCGTTTTCTTGGTATCTTGCGACCCCACGCAGTGTCGAGATTATCTAAATGCATTGCTTCATATGGGCTACCTACATCGCTTAAGGACAAGAGAGTGATGAAACTTACAGCGGGGAAAGAGTGCCGCATCGATACACTTCTGGAAAAGATGTCGGTGGACAAGAAAAACGACGGTGATCGAAAGAAGATTGTCTTGCTGTCACAAATAGGGCGGACATTTGAGCCCAAAGCCAGTGTTGTGGCTGATTCAGACATCAGAACAATTCTCTCCGCTTCAATCCGCGTTACGCCTGGCATGCCTAACGGCCTGAAGGTTACCGTGACACCTCCTGGATCTAAGAGTATTTCTAACCGGGCGCTTATTCTCGCTGCTTTAGGTTCCGGTCCTTGCAAAATCAAAAATCTTCTACACTCTGATGACACCGAGTTTATGTTGTCGGCCATTAAACAACTTGGCGGGGCTTCTTATTCCTGGCATGATGCTGGAGAAATCCTCGAGGTGACAGGAAATGGCGGTAAGCTGAGTGCCAGCAGAGAGGACCTGTACATCGGCAATGCTGGCACCGCGTCCCGATTCCTTACGACTGTCCTGACATTGTGTTCTTCAACACAGGGCTCAAATTCGACTGTCTTGACAGGCAACGCCAGAATGAAGGTGCGGCCAATTGGGCCGCTGGTAGATGCCTTGCGCCAGAACGGCGCTCAGATCGAATACCTAGAGCAGGAGAAAAGCTTGCCTATTCGAGTTCATTCCACAGGAGGATTCCAAGGCGGCATGATCGAATTGGCTGCAACAGTATCCTCTCAGTATGTTTCATCCATCCTTATGGCAGCTCCTTATGCCAAAAGTCCTGTTACTCTGCGCCTTGTTGGCGGAAAACCTATCTCACAACCATACATCGATATGACCATCTCGATGATGAGCAGTTTTGGAATATCTGTTACGAAGTCTACAACAGATATGGACACGTATCACATCCCGCTGGGTGCGTATAAAAACCCTTCGGATTATATTATCGAGAGCGACGCCAGCTCTGCCACGTACCCACTAGCTGTCGCAGCCATCACGGGGACTACTTGTACGATTCCAAACATTGGATCAGTTTCTCTCCAAGGGGATGCCAGGTTTGCGATAGATGTCCTGCGACCGATGGGCTGCTCCGTCCAACAAGACGAGCACAGTACGACGGTTACTGGCCCGATTACTGGACAGCTGAAGCCACTGCCACAggtggacatggagccaatGACGGATGCATTCCTAACTGCCTCAGTCCTGGCTGCAGTTGCAAATGGCGAAACCCAAATCACAGGAATTGCCAACCAACGTGTTAAAGAATGCAACAGAATTGCGGCAATGAAGGAGCAACTGGCTAAATTCGGCATCACGTGCACCGAACTGGACGATGGGATTAAAATTTCGGGCAAGTCGTTATCTGATATACAGACCCCCAATGTTGGCATTCACTGCTACGACGATCATCGCGTTGCCATGAGCCTTAGTGTGCTCTCTGTCGTGGCTCCTGGGTCGACCATTATCACTGAAAGGGAATGTGTTGGCAAGACCTGGCCCGGATGGTGGGATACGCTTGCACAATCTTTTAAAGTCAAATTAGACGGCTCCGATATTACAGATAGCACTAGCGGTGTCAAGCATGCCTCTACTCGGAGGCTTCACGCCAAGCGCTCCGTCTTTGTTATTGGTATGAGGGGTGCTGGGAAGACCACGGCCGGCCGATGGATGGCCAAATTACTTGACTGGAAGTTTATCGACCTGGATGAAGAGCTTGAACATCGCTCGGGCAAGACCATACCAGAGATTATCAACAGTCCCAAAGGGTGGGATGGCTTTCGCCAAGATGAACTAGATCTGCTACAAGACGTAGCCGAGAACATGCCCGAGTGCCATGTTTTATCCTGTGGAGGCGGAATTGTGGAGATGCCCAAGGCGAGAGAGTTGCTACAGAACTATTGTAACAGTGGCGGCATGGTAGTTCTCGTTCATCGAAATATAGATCAGGTCATCGAATATCTGATGAGAGACACCACTCGGCCAGCATACACAACAGAAATACGTCAGGTTTATGAGCGCCGCAAAGCCTGGTACGAGGTGTGCTGCAACCATATCTATTACAGTCCTCATTCGGCGCCCAACACTGAGTCTAACAGCATACCGGATGACTTCAAGAGATTCATAACATCTATTACTGTTGGGAATAGTTGTGTGAAAAATATTGCCAAGAAGGATGAAAGCTTTTTTGTATCCTTAACTGTTCCCAAACTGAACGAAAACTTGCACGCGATCAGCAGTGCTAGTGTCGGGTCAGATGCGATTGAGATTCGAGTCGATCTCCTAGATAACTGGTCTCTTGAAGCGGTGACAGAGCAGCTTTCATTGCTACGATTTGTTTCAAAACTACCCATCATATTTACTGTCAGAACAGTTTCACAAGGTGGACGATTTCCAGATGCGGCCAATGATCACCGACATGACCTGTATCGGCTGGCGTTGAGACTTGGCGTGGAATATCTTGATGTCGAAGTCACATCCAGCGATGAAATCCTTCAGGAATTGACAGAGACCCGAAGAAACACTCTCATTGTCAGTTCTCACCATGACCCTGCTGGATCTTTGTCCTGGAAAAATGCGTCGTGGATTCCGTTTTACAATCGAGCCCTGCAATACGGGAATGTGATAAAGCTAgttggcaatgccaagaGTATCGAAGACAATTTCGATTTAGCGAATTTTAAGTCAAGGATGATGGCTGATCACAAAACACCAATTATCGCCATCAACATGGGCGCTGCGGGTCAATTAAGTCGAATTCTGAACGGATTCTTGACACCGGTATCGCACCCGGATTTGCCCTACAAGGCAGCGCCAGGTCAACTGTCGGCCGCTGAGATCCGTCAAGGTCGTGCACTCCTTGGTCAGATCAAAAAGCGAGAATTCTATCTCTTTGGGAGTCCCATTTCTCAGTCTAGGTCACCAGCCCTCCACAACACTCTCTTCGGCATCACCGGACTACCACACGAATATCATCTCCATGAAACCAGTTCGACTGAGAACCTTGATGAAGTCCTTCATAGCGAAAGTTTCGGAGGCGCTTCTGTTACTATCCCCCTGAAGAGAGACGTAATAGCGTTGGTTGATGAGCTAACACCAGCAGCGCAGACGATTGGGGCCGTTAATACTATCATTCCTCTCAATCACGACATTCCATCAAACAAACGTCGTCTTTTGGGCGACAACACCGACTGGAAGGGCATGGTTTATACGTTATCGGAGGCAGGTGTTATCAACCCTATAAAGAATGAGTCAGCAGCTGTCATAGGGTCCGGAGGCACAACACGTGCAGCAATCTATGCTTTGCATTTTATGGGATTTGAAACCATTTATGTCGTCGGACGTGATGCACATAAAGTCAACACACTGGCGTCGGAATTTCCTAGGGACTATAACGTCAATGCAATCACAGAACCGGCTCAGGCGGCTGATTTCACTCATTCTCCTTCGGTCATCATCAGCACCATTCCTGCGGATCAGCCAATTGACAATGGAGTTAAAGACGTTGTGTTCACCCTCCTGTCACTGTCCGCCGTATCCAGAGTGAAACGTGTCCTTTTGGAAATGGCTTATAAGCCTCATCATACCCAAATCGTGCAAATGGCCGAGAGTATTGGCACATGGGCCGTTATCCCCGGGCTTGAAGTTCTTGCATCGCAAGGTTGGTATCAG TTTGAGGCATGGACCGGCATTCAGCCCTTGTATCATCGAGCAAGAGATGCCGTTGTTGGAAGTACCTCTTAA
- the RPN4 gene encoding Transcriptional regulator has translation MISLPISSTDDFHAQKHNWQQPSHLHNSHQYRDEEELLNDIPALDSDLERQLVFQGNEDSLQPFHDCLTHPMQSDSWGGLAQLTPKIGRFSHQRESSLSSLGSTGPASPYTQNTSNPQIAFTDSTFEGLAEMNSQDLTNNQPSSYYHLAKSMGPTPYPTYHGMDGTIAEMAYPVTVSGPGKRPRMDKGLLSAPELAGAYNRSHPASVASSVAGDSPATPAIGELDQKSSRRKNGKTPMTPDLSYPAASDLASNFLDYGHIPKLDRTMTDVYGDELYNPNFTITATSSPQPHSVTSVGSDVFSQRINAANHQHLSAAHSPASTTSRARSPFRTGSPFATSSSHQFNCSQPPSREYDQQIQQPLAHLENAGEPETPKTISPKDAVLEFNESEADGLFPLFPQNSSGFEIDTLSKTAPSSDHNESYIGQNMGSLHQNDQFGYLPSQVPTGIQVPQQYPFIARPATSHDTPPRLSSSGASSVVSGGNTPAPRTRPTSRGAEGGTYTCTYHGCTLRFETPTLLQKHKREGHRQTQGLGAPRVQDMGMASGLLNTQAGPHRCDRINPSTGKPCNTVFSRPYDLTRHEDTIHNARKQKVRCNLCTEEKTFSRADALTRHYRVCHPDMELPGKSRRRG, from the coding sequence ATGATATCTTTACCCATTTCCAGCACAGACGATTTTCACGCTCAGAAACACAACTGGCAGCAACCTTCCCACCTTCATAACTCACACCAGTATCGAGACGAGGAAGAGTTGCTCAACGATATCCCAGCTCTCGATTCCGATTTAGAAAGGCAACTGGTATTTCAGGGAAACGAGGATTCTCTTCAACCCTTCCACGACTGTCTGACGCATCCCATGCAGTCAGATAGTTGGggcggcctcgcccagctgACTCCCAAGATCGGACGCTTTTCTCACCAAAGAGAGTCGTCTTTATCATCACTTGGGTCGACTGGCCCTGCGTCACCGTACACCCAGAATACATCGAATCCTCAAATCGCCTTTACGGACTCGACTTTTGAGGGACTTGCTGAAATGAACTCTCAAGACCTTACAAACAACCAGCCCAGCTCCTACTACCACCTCGCCAAATCGATGGGACCTACCCCTTACCCAACATACCACGGTATGGATGGTACAATAGCTGAAATGGCATATCCAGTTACGGTATCAGGACCAGGAAAGAGACCGCGCATGGATAAGGGACTTTTATCCGCTCCAGAGCTGGCTGGGGCATACAACAGATCTCATCCAGCGTCCGTAGCTAGTTCTGTTGCAGGAGATTCTCCCGCAACTCCGGCTATAGGTGAATTGGACCAGAAATCATCCCGCAGAAAGAATGGTAAGACTCCAATGACCCCAGATCTGTCATATCCGGCGGCTTCTGACTTGGCCTCGAACTTTCTAGACTACGGTCACATTCCCAAGCTCGACCGAACCATGACAGATGTGTACGGAGATGAACTCTACAACCCCAACTTCACAATCACGGCCACCTCTTCCCCTCAGCCACACTCTGTCACCTCAGTTGGCAGCGACGTATTCAGTCAGCGTATCAATGCCGCGAACCACCAGCACTTGAGTGCTGCCCACTCGCCAGCATCTACAACTTCCCGCGCCCGATCGCCGTTTCGAACAGGATCGCCATTCGCGACTTCGTCTAGCCATCAATTTAACTGTTCTCAGCCTCCTTCTAGAGAATATGATCAACAAATTCAGCAACCGCTTGCTCACTTGGAGAATGCCGGTGAACCTGAGACGCCGAAGACCATTTCTCCAAAGGACGCTGTCTTGGAATTTAATGAATCAGAAGCAGATGGCTTGTTCCCCCTCTTTCCTCAAAATTCTTCTGGCTTTGAAATTGATACATTGTCAAAGACAGCGCCTTCTTCAGACCACAATGAATCATACATTGGGCAGAATATGGGAAGTCTACATCAGAATGATCAATTTGGGTATCTACCTTCACAGGTGCCTACGGGAATCCAGGTACCTCAGCAATATCCATTTATAGCTCGTCCTGCAACCAGTCACGACACTCCACCTAGGCTGAGTTCATCTGGGGCCAGCTCCGTTGTGTCCGGAGGTAATACGCCTGCTCCTCGCACTAGGCCGACAAGCAGAGGAGCCGAAGGCGGAACGTATACCTGCACCTATCACGGATGTACGCTGAGGTTCGAGACGCCAACATTACTTCAGAAGCATAAACGGGAAGGCCATCGGCAGACTCAGGGCTTAGGGGCGCCCCGAGTTCAGGACATGGGTATGGCTTCCGGCTTGCTTAATACACAAGCAGGACCTCACAGATGCGACCGAATCAACCCTAGCACGGGGAAGCCATGCAACACCGTGTTCTCCAGGCCCTATGATCTCACCAGACACGAAGACACTATTCATAATGCGCGCAAGCAGAAGGTGCGCTGCAATCTGTGCACTGAAGAAAAGACTTTCAGCAGGGCGGATGCATTAACAAGGCATTATCGCGTGTGTCATCCCGACATGGAATTGCCTGGAAAGAGTCGCCGTCGTGGGTGA